Proteins encoded within one genomic window of Rhinolophus sinicus isolate RSC01 linkage group LG14, ASM3656204v1, whole genome shotgun sequence:
- the LOC109435374 gene encoding peptidoglycan recognition protein 3, with product MEPVPLSWSGCSPETETSSFAGDSKRFSWSERQARKVSEHLVDLFAGVSQLLHKGRSGAPTIVSRKEWGSRSLTCSGRLTLPVPYVLTEQLVGTECQEQNDCRQKLRDLQAHSVYTKGWCDVAYNFLVGDDGRVYEGVGWDTQGTHTPGYNNVSLGLAFFGAKEGNAPSPAALLAAEDLIFYAIRKGHLSPRYIQPLLLKEEVCLTPQQPVMPRKACPVIVTRSAWEARETYCPKMNLPAKYVIIIHTAGATCNESMDCLIRVRDTQSYHMDKMDFCDIGYHFLVGQDGGVYEGVGWHHQGSHTYGYNDIGLGIAFMGNFVEKPPNAAALEAAQALIQCAVDKGYLTPNYLLVGHSDVSNILSPGKALYDIISTWPHFRQ from the exons ATGGAGCCTGTGCCTCTGAGCTGGTCAGGGTGTTCTCCAGAGACCGAAACCAGTTCCTTTGCAGGGGATTCCAAACGGTTCTCCTGGAGTGAACGTCAAGCGAGAAAAGTGTCAGAGCATCTTGTGGACTTGTTTGCTGGCGTCTCACAGCTCCTCCACAAGGGGCGCAGTG GTGCGCCCACCATTGTCTCCCGCAAGGAGTGGGGGTCCAGGTCACTGACCTGCAGCGGCCGGCTGACCCTGCCTGTGCCCTATGTCCTCACGGAGCAGCTCGTGGGGACGGAGTGCCAGGAGCAGAACGACTGCAGGCAGAAGCTGCGGGACCTTCAGGCCCATTCTGTCTACACCAAAGGCTGGTGCGACGTGGCCTACAA CTTCCTGGTTGGGGACGACGGCAGGGTGTATGAAGGTGTTGGCTGGGACACACAAGGCACGCACACCCCGGGCTACAACAACGTCTCCCTGGGCCTCGCCTTCTTCGGCGCCAAGGAAG GCAATGCTCCCAGCCCTGCTGCCTTATTAGCTGCAGAGGACCTGATCTTCTATGCCATCCGGAAGGGTCACCTGTCACCCAGGTATATTCAGCCACTTCTCTTGAAAGAAGAGGTCTGCCTGACCCCTCAGCAGCCAGTGATGCCCAGGAAAG CTTGCCCCGTCATCGTTACGCGGTCGGCTTGGGAAGCCAGAGAGACGTACTGCCCTAAAATGAACCTCCCGGCCAAATATGTCATCATCATCCACACTGCTGGGGCCACCTGCAACGAATCCATGGACTGTCTGATTCGCGTCCGGGACACACAGTCCTACCACATGGACAAAATGGACTTCTGTGACATTGGATATCA CTTCCTGGTGGGCCAGGACGGCGGTGTGTATGAAGGCGTTGGCTGGCATCACCAAGGCTCTCACACTTACGGATACAACGATATCGGCCTAGGAATTGCGTTCATGGGCAACTTTGTAG AAAAGCCCCCCAACGCCGCGGCGCTGGAGGCGGCCCAAGCCCTGATCCAGTGTGCGGTGGACAAGGGGTACCTGACTCCCAACTACCTTCTGGTGGGGCACAGTGACGTTAGCAATATCCTGTCTCCTGGGAAGGCTTTGTACGACATCATCAGCACGTGGCCTCATTTCAGACAGTGA
- the LOC141568499 gene encoding peptidoglycan recognition protein 4-like, whose protein sequence is MTLSPLVGRLHHSALCCLYRSTFRCEPRISNAAFRDEELRGDRVETLGSGGDCGKWDRWTSAAGQGGHVGKRTRCCRTSEVQDHVMLLPCLVVLSALGLGAWGEVSWDQAQAKHMLERLQYLFTNDSLLTGNSRVGLYARRLKDRWAPSCVLPTDVSTMVSRKEWGAEAVGCSTRLTTPVDFLVTHHVPGLECHNRTVCGQRLQALQTQHVHNNSWCDVAYNFLVGDDGRVYEGVGWDVQGTHTQGYNNVSLGLAFFGAKEGHSPSPAALSAMEGLIAYAVQQGHLSPLYIQPLLVKGENCLAPLWTASPKRACPAIVPRSAWEARETHCPSMTLPAKYIIVIHTAKRTCNTSDECRPQVQTMQSLFIDRFRACDIGYNFLVGQDGAIYEGVGWNVQGSHTPGYNDIALGLAFMGTFSEKPPNAAALEAAQALIQCAVDKGYLTPNYLLVGHSDVSNTLSPGKALYDVISSWPHFRQ, encoded by the exons CGCCCTCTGCTGCCTCTACCGAAGCACGTTCCGCTGTGAACCGAGGATCTCAAACGCAGCTTTCCGGGACGAGGAACTTAGAGGAGACAG GGTCGAGACACTAGGGAGCGGTGGAGACTGTGGCAAATGGGACCGATGGACCTCGGCCGCAGGCCAGGGTGGCCACGTGGGAAAGCGGACCCGGTGCTGCCGGACCTCCGAAG TCCAGGACCACGTGATGCTGCTGCCGTGCCTTGTGGTCTTGTCCGCGCTGGGTCTCGGGGCCTGGG GTGAGGTCTCCTGGGATCAAGCACAAGCCAAACACATGTTGGAGAGGCTCCAGTACCTGTTTACCAACGACTCCCTGCTCACAGGAAACAGCAGAGTGGGTCTGTATGCAAGGAGGCTTAAGGACCGCTGGG CCCCCTCCTGCGTTCTCCCCACAGATGTCTCCACCATGGTCTCTCGCAAGGAGTGGGGGGCAGAGGCTGTGGGCTGCAGCACTCGGCTGACCACGCCAGTGGATTTCCTTGTCACACACCACGTCCCTGGTCTGGAGTGTCACAACCGGACTGTCTGCGGTCAGAGGCTGCAAGCACTGCAGACTCAGCACGTGCACAACAACAGCTGGTGTGACGTGGCCTACAA CTTCCTGGTTGGGGACGACGGCAGGGTGTATGAAGGTGTTGGCTGGGACGTGCAAGGCACGCACACCCAGGGCTACAACAACGTCTCCCTGGGCCTCGCCTTCTTCGGCGCCAAGGAAG GCCACAGCCCAAGCCCTGCGGCCCTCTCCGCCATGGAGGGCCTGATCGCCTATGCTGTCCAACAGGGCCACCTGTCACCCCTGTACATTCAGCCACTTCTTGTGAAAGGCGAGAACTGCCTGGCCCCTCTGTGGACGGCCAGTCCTAAGAGAG CTTGCCCCGCCATTGTCCCTCGGTCAGCTTGGGAGGCCAGGGAGACCCACTGCCCCTCGATGACCCTCCCGGCGAAGTATATCATCGTCATTCACACCGCTAAGAGAACCTGTAACACGTCTGATGAGTGCCGTCCGCAGGTCCAAACTATGCAGTCTCTGTTCATAGACAGATTCAGAGCATGTGACATTGGGTATAA CTTCCTCGTGGGCCAGGATGGTGCCATTTATGAAGGCGTAGGCTGGAACGTTCAAGGCTCCCACACTCCGGGGTACAATGACATTGCCCTGGGCCTGGCCTTCATGGGTACCTTCTCAG AAAAGCCCCCCAACGCCGCGGCACTGGAGGCAGCCCAAGCCCTGATCCAGTGTGCAGTGGACAAGGGGTACCTGACTCCCAACTACCTTCTGGTGGGGCACAGTGACGTTAGCAATACCCTGTCTCCTGGGAAGGCTTTGTATGATGTCATCAGCAGCTGGCCTCATTTCAGACAGTGA